In the genome of Bacteroides mediterraneensis, the window AATGGTGGTGTACAGCTTTCTTGAACGGCGATTACAGATCTCCTTCTGAAGTGAATAAAGGAGTTGATCCTAGTGTTGCAACATCAATGAACAAACAGGGATTGACATTAGTACCTTTAAGTATGAAAATAATTGACGGTGATGTTTCAGTAAAAGCGTTAGATCCGGAATATACAAATCCAGGAAATGAAGAGAATCAAAAATTCTAGTAATAAAGTTCTAATTGTTAAAAATTATATAACTAATAGTTATGAAGAGAATAATTTGTTTTTTAGCTGTTATTTTAAATGTATTTTTTGTAAATATATTTGCGCAGAATAAATTTAGTTACTGTAATCCTATTCAAATGGTATTGATGTAAATGGAATTAGAGATTGTCAAGTCTTAAAAGATGGGGAAAAATGGTATATGACTGCTACGACTAGAGTTAGTAATAATCTTAAAGATTTGAAAGGTGCTATTGTACCAGGTGTTCCACTTTATGAATCAGACGATTTATTGAATTGGAAATTCGTAAAGACTATAGTGGAAACTCCTGATTCAACTTCTTGGTATTATAGACGTTTTTGGGCCCCGGAAATACATAAAATAAAAGGTCTATATTATGTGACGTTCAATTGTTCCAACCCTGATTATGGTTATGTTGGTCAATGGATGGGATATGCTGTAGCTGATAATATCTATGGTCCTTATACCGTAGTAACTAAAAATAAACCTCTTGCAAATGGGAATGATTTGACATTGTTTGAGGATACAGATGGTAAGGTATGGGCGTTTTGGAATAGAGGACGTGAGTTTGGTATAGGATTTGCTCAAATAGATCTTGAAAATGGAAAGTTCCTTACAGAGCCTAAAACAGCAATAACTCCCGGAAAAGTAAAATTTGAGTACGATAAAAACAAAAAGCTTGTAAATGAACCCGGATACGATGGCCGCCCTATTCCAAAAGTGAAAAAATACTACGATTGGGACTCTATAGGAATTGAAGGTGCTTATGTTATAAAAAGAAATGATATATATTATCTCTTTTATTCAAGTTGGACAAGAGGATATGAGATAGGATATGCAACTTCTAAATCTATTGAAGGTCCTTGGATAAAAGCAAAAGATAATCCTATATATGGTGCTATGACAGAGAGTGTATGTAAAAAAAATGGTTTTAATTGGGAAGGTGATAAAAATTCTCCTTTTATTCATGTTGGCCATAATGAAGTTTTTATAGGTCCAGATGGCAGGTATTGGTTATCTTGTCATGGTATTGTAAAAGATAAACCTAATCAGCCAATGTTGGTTATTGATCCTATTGATTTTTATGAGGATAATAGGATTATAAAAAGGAATCCATCTTATACAAAACAAAATATAAATCTTAAGTAGATTATGAAGAAATCTTTTTATTATGGTTTAACTTTGATAGCTTTATCATCTTGTAATAATGGTAGAGAATTATGTGATCAACCAAATGTCATTATAATTTTAGCAGATGATTTAGGTTTTGGTGATGTAAGTGCTTATGGATCAAAAACTATTATTACTCCTAATATAGACCGTTTGGCAAATGAGGGAGTCTGTTTTACCAATGCTTATGCCACATCTGCTACTTCTACTCCTAGCAGATATGCCTTGATGACTGGAATGTATCCATGGAAAAACAAGGATGCTAAAATTTTATCAGGTGATGCTCCTTTGATAATCAGCGAAAGCCAGTTTACTTTACCCAAGATGATGAAATCTGCAGGATACGCTACTGGTGCAATCGGTAAATGGCATTTGGGAATGGGAAATGGTGATGTGAATTGGAATAAAACAGTGAAACCTGGGGCAAATGAAATAGGTTTTCAGTATTCTTGTCTGATAGCCGCTACAAATGATAGGGTGCCTACTGTATATGTCGAGAACGGAAACGTTGTTGGTCTTGATCCGTCAGATCCTATATATGTTGATTATGAAAAGAATTTTGAAGGTGAACCTACTGCAATTTCCAATCCTGAAATGTTGAAAATGCATTGGGCACACGGACATAACAATTCAATAGTTAATGGCATTCCTCGTATTGGATATATGAAAGGTGGAAAATCCGCGTTATGGAAAGACGAGGATATGGCAGATTATTTTGTTGGAAAAGTTAAAACATATATTACCGAACATAAGAATGAACCTTTTTTTCTATATTATGGATTGCATGAGCCGCATGTGCCTCGTGCTCCACATCCAAGATTTATCGGAAAGACCACAATGGGACCGAGAGGAGATGCAATAGTAGAGGC includes:
- a CDS encoding glycoside hydrolase family 43 protein; translated protein: MRDCQVLKDGEKWYMTATTRVSNNLKDLKGAIVPGVPLYESDDLLNWKFVKTIVETPDSTSWYYRRFWAPEIHKIKGLYYVTFNCSNPDYGYVGQWMGYAVADNIYGPYTVVTKNKPLANGNDLTLFEDTDGKVWAFWNRGREFGIGFAQIDLENGKFLTEPKTAITPGKVKFEYDKNKKLVNEPGYDGRPIPKVKKYYDWDSIGIEGAYVIKRNDIYYLFYSSWTRGYEIGYATSKSIEGPWIKAKDNPIYGAMTESVCKKNGFNWEGDKNSPFIHVGHNEVFIGPDGRYWLSCHGIVKDKPNQPMLVIDPIDFYEDNRIIKRNPSYTKQNINLK
- a CDS encoding arylsulfatase; the encoded protein is MKKSFYYGLTLIALSSCNNGRELCDQPNVIIILADDLGFGDVSAYGSKTIITPNIDRLANEGVCFTNAYATSATSTPSRYALMTGMYPWKNKDAKILSGDAPLIISESQFTLPKMMKSAGYATGAIGKWHLGMGNGDVNWNKTVKPGANEIGFQYSCLIAATNDRVPTVYVENGNVVGLDPSDPIYVDYEKNFEGEPTAISNPEMLKMHWAHGHNNSIVNGIPRIGYMKGGKSALWKDEDMADYFVGKVKTYITEHKNEPFFLYYGLHEPHVPRAPHPRFIGKTTMGPRGDAIVEADWCVGELFSHLEKEGILDNTIIIFSSDNGPVLNDGYKDGAPELVGDHKPAGGLRGGKYSLFDGGTHVPFFVYWKGHIKPLRSDALICHMDIMASLAEMLHINLSDDLDSENHIDALLGKSDVARKDLVVEAQGRLAYRNGDWVMLPPYKGEERNLTGNELGNLGKYGLYNLSLDFSQINNVASVNPEIMAIMQSNFFEIVDGYYNEYVEEEPLK